The Centropristis striata isolate RG_2023a ecotype Rhode Island chromosome 1, C.striata_1.0, whole genome shotgun sequence nucleotide sequence gtaaacgttgtaacttaagagaaataaatgacttagccaattttttgaacatgcctttgtgacttaagcaagatatggtaacactttattttgaaggtgtctacataagagtcacacaagcctgtcagaagcATGACATgtcaagtatcatgagcattaatgttactttaaattgtcattaatgtttatgacacatctcatgtcatgtttaagacacgctcatgtcactcttatgtagacacctgcaaaataaagtgttaccatatcttgcttaagagAAGTTATTGGTCAAATCCCAACAACCCCATTTGACTGACAGTAAACAGTATATGTACTAGGTGCAGCATATAAATATAGTGTCGCCTACATAGTCACATAATATGGAACCACACCTCACAACTGTATTGTAATTAACTGCATAACTGCTTCATATGAGAAATATTGCCATTGAGTGACACCATGGTACACATCTCAAATTGGGCAGGGCTGGTGATGCAAAGATTTCATCTTGCAGGCCAGTGGCatacaaaaaatgcaattttttttgccTTGTCTGTTTAAAATCCTACATTTGACTGTTGACGCATTGATGAACTGTTATGACAGTCTGtttgttattacatttgtgtgtCAGTTTCACTACTGCTGAAGTTCCTTTCTTTGTGtatgcattttcaaaaacatttttaattctttGGATACAGGCAGTATATACATCATATTTATGAAGATTAGTATTGTAAATGTGACTGTTTCACATATTTATCTGTATGTGCATCTGTATTATGTATataacatctttttttgcagCAGTCAGGCCAGTTACcaattttcatatatgtaaCTATGTTCATTGGAGTTGACATGTGATTAACAGGTAAAATAACAGGAGAAAAAGGTTTATCAACATTTAGTATCTTTGATAAAATAGGAAAAGCTTCTCTCTAAAATTGGTTTCTCTCTAAAACTTCTCAGCTGTcccaaaacattttcataaatgAACCAATCTGATTGTCGGGCAGAGATCAAGAAATACGTTTCATAAGATAGccttttctgggtcaaagacaAATTCTAAAAATTGAGTTACTGTGATTTTGGTTCTTCAATGGTCCCAAAATACTTTTCCAACTGTCATCTTCCAGTGGCAAGCACTGACAGCAGATGGTAAAGTTTTGATACCAATCTCTTTGTCTGACCCTGTTTCTGTAATAGTCAGTGATTatggaaattaaaataattaggCTGCAAAGTATTATGTGTACTCTGTCGTTCAGTATTTCATTGTCTCACGTTAAACAATCCCTGTGATGAGAGCATAGTTGTATTTCAGCTAtggatgaaataaataaaaacatctataGGATGAATAAGAAAATATCTTGTTTGTGGTTGCCAGCTACTGAAtgttttccatttcattttaaGGAATACAATAATATCAAGAACAGTCAGTGTGCTGTTATTGTAAGCATTACACTGTTGTCGGCAGTTTTACACCCTTAATTCACCTTTGCCATCATTTTCTTGGCAACCTTGTTGTCTCCCTACAGGTTTTGTCGAATTTAAGCAATGGTTAAGCACGAATGGGAGCCACCAATCATTCTACCGGGACACAGTTCCGAATGAAGAGGCATTCTGGTGATGTAGGATGAATTGAGATGAATTGATCAGTTGTTTAACAGTTAACAGGAAGATTTGGCAGGTCAGAGTGAACATAAGGTACGTCAGAGTCAGATGAGGGTGTGCCTTCCTTTATGAGTGTGAGGAATCCTTCCTCCGTTCGTGATGAGGTGTCATGAAGGTACACAcccaaagacaaacacacacaaagagcagAAAAGAAATTCAATGCGGATATTGAAGAGAAGATCCTGCTCAGTACTCAGGATAAATAAAGCTACTTTGGTGTGTCATGTCTATTTGGCAGTCATATCTTGGCAGTGATATCTTTCATTAACAGACCTTGATAAAGTTAatgtagatatttgttttccagAAATCAATCCCTGAACAAGAAACCATAAAACATGCAGTGTTAATGATATATTGAATTGATGTTTTGCCACTGTGAGGCAGCATAACAGCTGTTAACAATCAACCCTAAGCTTAAAGGGGAACTACGCCAATTTTCAAATTCATACGTTACTCATATGGTCTGagaaggtgtaaaaaaaaaaaataacacaaactaatttTCTTTTGAAATTACCACGGAAGTACCTAAAATGTGTGATGCCATTAAAAAAGTCTGGATCTGCTCCACAGACAATGAATTGGGAGACAGATCATGAGTAATAGTGAATGTTCTGAGTATACAAGTACATTTTCGAGAACTGAGAAAGCTTTAACTGAATAAACCTCATTTGGGTATAGAAAAGTAAACAGTCTGTCCCATTCATTGTCTATGAACAGCTCCAGACTTACATCTTACGACATCACAACTTTGAGCTTCTGCCTTTGAGAACGTAGCAATTGTTCACAAATCTTGATTTTCCCTATGCCATGGAAATAACATTCATATAATTCCCTCTTAAAGCAATgttgagcatgttagcatcagTTCACACATCAAGCAGATGGAGAAAATTTAATGTGGACACCTGGCCACCTCTTAGACCCAGGTTTTGCTCACCTGTTTTGGcactgttttggtctccaccaactcctacCAACTTCTGAAACTCCTGCCCACCAACTTCTGGGCAGGTGTGGGTAATCAATAGTGTCACAATACATGATTCCgctttataatataaatataatccgATATTTTCTTACACCCCTAATCATTTGATCCACTGTAAATTATTGAACAGTCAATTCAAgttgattatttttaaaggcAAGATTGGAAATTAAATACTTAAGACAAGTGTGACCAACAAGCTAAGAGTACATACAAAAAAGGCTAAAGAAGAATATTATGCTTAGATTTGTTAAGAACATCATATATCCAGTTAAAGAATGAGCAAACaacatgtttattcacttttttactgATATTGAAATCAAATGGACAATGAACACGCATGGTCAAGCAACAGCTGGCTAATATCTAGTTCTCTTTAAAACCACAACTGTCTAATTTCAGTGACATAAACgttttatataatgtatatatattgccTTCTGTATATGTACATAGGTACACGCATAgagtacatacacacacgcacacactgttGAGGTTTAAACGCACACACAAACGGGTCATATTTCTTGTAATGACTGGACTTTGTTCAGTTCCTGACTGGAGAGGGGCGAGGCTTTTCAAAAAGAAATGCATAGATTGGAAAATTTAACACAATTTGCCACAAACAGGCACTACATACACAGATCAAAGTACTCACACTGAATTTGGAGTTTTGTCTTAAGAGTTTGgtccttaaaaaaacaacaataaagaaaacttCTGAAGAGACAATTTCTAAGAATGGGAAACGAAAGggtgaataaaaccatttaacatCTATCAACCCTCGAAGGTCAGAGAACGATTCATGAGATTAAGAGTTAAGAGTACAGCATCATGGGAATGATATTGTTTGGGGGCCGTGTGAAGCAGGTTGTAGTGTAGCTGTAGGCCCAAACAAACATCAACCCTTCCCTTTTAGTGTCACAACTCACCAACCTTACACAAGTGTTACACAAAACCACAGACTGAGACGAGACCTGGTGTCAATTTAAATGGCCTTGCTCTCAGTATGTTTAACATACGAGGGAGACGCATCACAAAGTCTGGACTGGTCTGTGGAAGAGGAGCACACAGGTGAAAGAAAATGATGAGCTGGTGCTTCAAGGCGAATCTCTAGAGCCTTGCTAGGTGGACATGAATGAGGGTAGGACCACTGGGGGGTCGACAGGGCTGTGTATCGTAAACAGATATGCACAGAAAGGGGGTAAGCCCCCTCATCTTCAGAATACAGATTGTGGTCGTTGGGTTGGTTGGTGTGTGGTGATAGAGGATGATATGGAATGACGCCCTGAGCAGCCTTAGCTGCCTAGCGGACTAGCGGGGACTGCTTCAGGGAGATGAGGACAGATCGCATGCGGGACACGTCTTTGGCCTGCTTGCTGGACTTGGGGTTGAAGTCGCAGAGCCGAGCCACCCGCTCCCACTCCGTACCGGGGTTGTTCTCATCCAGATCTGAAATCATGGCCTCCTCAGCCGCCCTACATGCACCAGGGAAaggggagaaggagaaggacatGGAACAGAAAATCAGTGGAGGAAGAAGTTAAGATACACCAGAGTACACAAACAGCTCTGAGAAAGTCCTCTGCTGATCACCAACACGTACAAGTCTGGATGAAAAACTCATTGGTGCCACTTATGATTCATTTGTCAGATATAGTCAGGGTTCGTATAAGTTTTTAGCAGAAAAATtaaagcacttttaaaaaaggtatcCAAACCAAGTTTCCAGTCTCTCAGAGCCTTAATCACATCTAAATCTACAGCACATCAATGTATACTGACACTATTTATTTACATGCTGTATATCATATTAACTCTGATTGTATGTTTAaagaattattatttaatatttgctcATTTCTGGAGTAGGGATCAACAGAAGATTTATCTAATAACAAACTTAGTTGACCGGTTTGAGATGCCAGAAGAGAAACAACTATGACCAAGGGATTGTTTGACTTCAAATACTAAAAGATTTTTGGCACCATGAAGCACCAGATTATGttaattaagcattttcaaggagtATGTTCAGAGGCATATTCCTGATCTATAAACCCCATAGTTACCCCCATCTTTCCCGTTCTCTACTCCTCTcactgttttcattgtttttttgtttttaattaagcattttccaaagttTCAAAGCTTTGTAGGAACCCTGTGttataatttaagttaaaatcaCAGTTTGCCATCACGGTTTGAATAATACTACTCAAATCTATTGAGCGCAAGTCTTTTTATGGCTTGTAGGGATTTTGATGGTTCAGCAGAGTCTACCTCAGGGCAGGACAGTTCAATCACCACACAGAAATGGACATCCATCTGTCTTCAGACCCACAGAGAGAAACAAGCTACAACAGTTTCATTACCTGTGGCATGCCCCCAACTCTGCTTACACGTTACAGTACAGTCACctgcatttttaactttgagaGCTACATATAAAACACTGATGAGgaatacaaagaaaacaaacaaaccaaagctaaacaaaaaagtaattgtaaGGTCTGATGAACATCTTTGGTTGGTTAAAAATGCAGTTCTGTGCAGAACTGGGGAGGGGAGCTTTCCCACACCCTCACAATTCAACTTGCTTTCTGGTTGTAGATTTACAATGTTGTCTTTCCTCAGCAAGATCCAAGTATAGGGATGGTGAGCCAGTCTATATACTTGTTCTTGATTTTAAGGAACAATAATggcaagttctttttttttttttaaccaagccCAAAAGAACTGGAAGCACTGCTGGGCCTTAGCCATGCACTGCACTGCGGCTGAAAAGCAGGCTATTTGGAGGTGTAGCAAAGAATGTTTGTACTTTGATTTTATGTGTCATAATTGTGGAAAACATCAATTATTGTCTTCTTGGTGAAGGTTTGGTGTTTTTAAACCATCTATCAACAAAAAAGTTAAACTACAGAGCTTATCAGATAGCTCTTGAAATTAAAATacagaagtaaaaaagaaagaagaaaagacaaaacttAAATCTGAAAATGGATCAGTGCCACTATCACAAGACATTTTGAGATGCAAGCCACAGATTATGGCTAAACAAATGTAAGCCCTATCACACCCcacccacaaacataataattatTCCACTGCCGTAATACTTTTCTACTTACAGGGATTTTTTTCTATTCCCCACCCGACCTGCAAGCACAAACTCAGCTACTAACTACAACACAGTACAAAAGCAAAATGGGGATGAGAAGCCAATGAACATTCACCGTCACAACCAactacaaatacacaaaagggACTAGAAGGACCACAACATCACAGAAGGGACATTATAACAAACCTCTACCTAGGCAGTGGATCTAACTGTTGAGATAGTACACTGGGTATCTGTGCAACGTATAAttatccaacacacacacagaactgcATCTATCCCCTggcaaaaatagaaaatatttggAGGTTCTGGGGTTTCATAATTTTACTTAACTGGTCTAGGCGGTAGCAAGGATGGTTAATGTGTGTGCTTTAAGGTGCATAGGAAAAGAAAACAGGGAGAAACAGTTTCACAAGTCAGAAtttagaagagagagagagaaggggggagACGAAATGAAAGACAACAAAAATGAGCTAAATGCAGATGTTGAAAGCCAGCATGCAAAAGcgacattaaaaaagaaaagtaataattcattttttcaagtgTGTTCAAAATGATTAGTGTGCAGCCTTTGGTTTAAAGTGGAATATCCATTACTATTTCTGTCagatactgtacacacacaaggTCATTAAGACCTGAGGCCTCATTTATAACGCTGTCGATTATTTCGCGTCAAGCACAAGCACATAATctgtaaaatgttcaaaatgtcACCTACAAGCAATGTTATCTCGTCACAAGACTTGAGACATCATTAATTTAACCACATCTGCAGCTCCCACTCTCACCAAACTCTTAATAGGCATTGTTCAGAGAGTGTGGAGAGATGCATTCATTCTCTTGTTGCATTTTCTAATTCCCAACATTTGTGTGGGAGGTGGTATTTACATCATTCAAGCCCATTTGTTCCAACTGAATGCTTATAAATGAGGCCCCCGGAGACCCTTATAAGTCTCACACCAACAAgatgaagaaggaggagaaagtcTGATTCAGTATCATTCTTCAACACTGCTAAAGCTCAATACCACATGTAAGATAACAATACTCTGGATAAACTGCATTGAGGTGTGCACATAAAGAAGGGTAGAGTAAGGTTCATTTCTGGTTTAACCAGTCCAGCTGGTATTCGGGGCTATAcccatttgtcattttgacatgtGCTGGGAAGTTATAAAGCGGCCCACATCATGTTCAAATTTTCCTCTATGATCGCTGATATCGGCTATTTTTGGGAGGCGTAGCATTACAATTATTTACAATTATAAGTGTACACCACAATGCAGGCTAAAGGGCCCTCCCAAGTAATTTGATAGCAAAACCAAAGGCTGCACAGCTCAGCCTATTGGATAGCTAGCTGGGCAAACTAGCATGTCATCATGTTGGACAGCAGTAGCTACAGAGCAGCTAACATTCTACAGCATGAATAACACAGGTCAGTTTGAAGCAGTTGTGTAACCATGGTATGACCAATAGTGTAATCAATGAAGTCGTTGCTGTGCATTTTATTCAATGAGCCGATGGGGAGATAAATGGTGAGTGCTGGACTCAATATCACAGGTCAGGACATCGGCAGGTTTAAGAAACCCAAATTCAAAACTGATTCATTCTTCTTGGAAATGAAATGTTAAAACACTGTATTTCTGATTAACGGCCCAAATGAAAACAAGGTATCAACTGGATTTTCTGAATCCTGCAGATAGTTCCAATTCAAGTCCTGAAGAAAGGCATACACCTCAACTGTTGTGTTTCACATGTAGTACGTTCAGTCCGGCACTATTCTGTTCTGCACATAGCCCCAGGCTTTATACATATGCGTGTGGCTCGGGCTGGGAATATGGAAAGTTAGATGATTGACTTTCAGAGATTCAGAGGAAGGAACCATCCCCCAAAACAATGTCAACTCTGCACtttgttcagtaaaatcatACTAATTTCATAAACAACATCAAAGATTTAATAAATGAAGGTGTATGTGATGCCAAGTCCACCTAATCCAACACCTAAAATCCAATTATAAACGCACAACTGCTTCAAACAAATCTATATGCATACTACTCctaaattatattttgtagGTTAtttgggggagaaaaaaaatcacatttataaaAAGTTAAACAAAACACTTGATGTggaaaattaatcaataaatgtaAGCATGTGTTAATTGTTGGACATTTATGTAATGtatttgcaaaatgttttgCTGAAATGAAGGAACATAGTATGGAAGTGAAGAATGGATGAGGCACAGGTATGAAATAAGTAATTTGATTTCAATGTTATTGAGGactgttacagtgtgtgtagtGCCATGCAGTCATTCCCTTTACTGAAATATCCTGACAGGCATCCACTCACAAATGACATGCAGAGGTGAGGGGTGAAAATTCCATTTACAtttggagaagaaaaaagactACATGACGAGTGTAACAAATCGTtgttagaaattaaaaaagaaagatggaaCTAAAACATGGCAACACAAGTGGAGGTAGCTAATGCCCTGACTAATAAGATGATGTCAATGGTTGGATGCGGGGAGTGGATGAcaatggagaaaacaaaaagcaaaaagatGAGAAGGGAGGATGTTAGTTGGAGCAACATACACATAACCAATGAGCTCAGAGAAGGGCTGCTTGTAGAAGTCTTCATCCAGCACCCTGGACAAACATCCGCCCAAACGACAGAGCAGCAAGAAggcaggagagaagagagacagcGATAAAAGGGAGAAGAGGATGGAAACACAAGCATTATAGGTTACCAGACAACAATACGCTGAGGCAAATCATCAAAGGCTCAGTGTAAGGGAGTCTCAAAGGCTCAGGGAGGCAGTCAGCTGATTGTGTCCGCCCCCcttgaaatgtttaatttcatcTCTGGTGTTCCGCTAAAAACCATCAGCTCTTCACATTCAAATCGAACTCCAGAAGCGAGAGTTACTATAGCTATAGCTTTCGATCAATGGAAGATACCAAAATGCGGGGACTCATTGGCTTATCTTTGGTTCATATAGTTAAAAAGTtctggcttttttgtttttgactggtcatacattttacagtgtaaaccatagactgtatataaagattgAGGACATGACAGatccccaaaagtgaagccaaaacatcatGATTGTCCCCTGACTGTGCCCCACTACCACGAAGTAGAAGTCCTGGGTTTTCTGTCCTACTGCCGATGAACACCTAGCCTGCTCTGGAGCAGGCTATGTTCGAGATAAAAGATCAATGCAAAGTTGTTATGGTACTGATGTATGCCCATTTTTCTgataagtttggttttaattggtTATTTGATGGTATGAAAAGGAGATGTGACGACATGATGACAGCGGTTATTGACTTGCAGCTTGAACTTGATACTGTGGCTTGACTGCCTGATCACTACTTTGCAGActggctccaaatgacatcaccagtGCAAGATGGCAGCGACTGCATGGGGAtatttttggcttcatttttgtcCAATAGGAAGTGAAGATGCGCTGTCCATCCAAATATGTAGTCTATGTTATAAACCAAGTGATTTCATGATTAGTCTGGAAAAGATTAAATagattaataattaattcattattgaaTGAAAGTAATTGTTACAGTCCAAACTCTTCTAAATGTGTATGTCCGTTATTTATTCATATCAAAGACCATCCATATGAAAAGATTATCTATCAGTAAGACTTTTCCACCAAACGCAGGGTTGCCAGATGAGTTGGGTGTCATGGCTGCAGgtagtttattattaataaggCAGCAGGGCTACTTTACAGCACAGGAGAAACTGAGACAGAAACCTTGCCAAAACAACTCTGCAAAATGACAACTTACTAAAACAATATACACATCCTGAGATACTTCTCTTGAGTCTCTGTGCTGCACTAAAAAACAGAAAGCCCTATTTTCTCTCACACTCTCAAGTTATGACCAGGTGGAGTAAGTCTaagataataatataaacatgaTACAATAGCTGCTTTAGAAAGGTGGAGTCTGTGATTCTGGACAAAGTTTGTTGACATTTAAACTCAACACCCAAACAAATAACACCCCTCCCGTCAGTGCTCCTTCACAATGTTAGCATGTGACAGAATTACTGTGGCTCTCGCTCCCACTGACTTTCTCTTCATACACCAGCCTTTTGCCTCTCTTATGAGCAAAAAGGTTTATTGtagaaacaaaatataattttagctGTTAAATTAACTTTAGACTAACCTTAAAGAGACTTAACGTTATTGTCTATCAGTATGCAACAACAAATGAACTACTACCAGAAGGATTTGGGCTGAGGAATGACAGGAACATTAGCGTGCTGGGACAGCAGCACATTGTCTCTCTTGAGCCTCAAGGCTAAGCTGcactcattttttttactgctgttgACTCAACACACTTAGCCAAACCTTAGCATTCACTTATATGTTCACCTGTGGCTGAATCCAAGACGACTGCTGTTATTTTAAACTGTTAACAAACTGTCGAAATATTCAAACTTTTTGCAGATCCTCCATATTATCATGTTGGCTACTTTTGTCcagacagaaatgttttaatcTATTGTAATATGAGCCTCACTCATTTCCATTGTTCCTTGTGTCCTGTTTCTACCCCTCTATGAAGCCAGTACctgttgttggttttggttttttcCAGCTGCTCGTTCTGCCTGGCGTGCCACTCTTCCAGCTCCACCTTGGCTTTCTCTTTCCACTCTGACTCCTGTTTGCGAGAGTTTTCATCTGCGGAGGGACATTAGCAAGGAGAGGTGCCATAAAGACATAAAGAGGCAGAAAGGAAGGGCAGGACACATTTTAGACACAGCCTCACATATGATGAAAAATGACCTACTAGGTTTCGATTTGCAGCACTTCTCAGACAGCAGTGGTCTTCCCTGTTTacttataaatacacaatggctGTGCTTACCTAGCAACTCCAGCCGATCGGCTTGCTCCTCCCTCCACTTGCGTAGGCTTTCAGGTTCGGCCTGCAGCCTGTCTGCATTGGAAATTGCTGCATAGGCATCAGATGGACCATTGCTTTCCTGGGAAACAAGGGAGGTGATGACATGCAGAGATAATTGTGTTAGTTCACGGATAACCATCTTATCCATGGAGATATGGTGGAGAAATGTcttttgaaacatgaaacatgaaatatgaaatatgaaacatGAAACTATTTGTCATGATTGTAATATACATATAGTATGAAGCCTGGCTAAACGTAACGTAATCATGTGGATTTTAACTCTTAAATATCAAACATCTTTGAAATTATTTGATAGGCCCCACTGAGTCTGTGGAAAGTTTGTGAGGTTTAAGATTGGATCTGAAACCCCTCACATTACCAGATCAACTGGGTCAATCTCCGGTACAGACCACGGTTCCAGACCAGAGTTCTCCTCCAGCTGCAGAGAAGGGTGAATCAA carries:
- the clta gene encoding clathrin light chain A isoform X1, which gives rise to MDDFDMLNAPAAGNGVGSEEDPAAAFLAQQESEIAGIENDEGFSILDSGEVPSSLGDSTDGAVNGELHGLEENSGLEPWSVPEIDPVDLESNGPSDAYAAISNADRLQAEPESLRKWREEQADRLELLDENSRKQESEWKEKAKVELEEWHARQNEQLEKTKTNNRVLDEDFYKQPFSELIGYVTHINHPCYRLDQAAEEAMISDLDENNPGTEWERVARLCDFNPKSSKQAKDVSRMRSVLISLKQSPLVR
- the clta gene encoding clathrin light chain A isoform X3, producing the protein MDDFDMLNAPAAGNGVGSEEDPAAAFLAQQESEIAGIENDEGFSILDSGEVPSSLGDSTDGAVNGELHGESNGPSDAYAAISNADRLQAEPESLRKWREEQADRLELLDENSRKQESEWKEKAKVELEEWHARQNEQLEKTKTNNRVLDEDFYKQPFSELIGYVTHINHPCYRLDQAAEEAMISDLDENNPGTEWERVARLCDFNPKSSKQAKDVSRMRSVLISLKQSPLVR
- the clta gene encoding clathrin light chain A isoform X4, which encodes MDDFDMLNAPAAGNGVGSEEDPAAAFLAQQESEIAGIENDEGFSILDSGEVPSSLGDSTDGAVNGELHGLEENSGLEPWSVPEIDPVDLESNGPSDAYAAISNADRLQAEPESLRKWREEQADRLELLDENSRKQESEWKEKAKVELEEWHARQNEQLEKTKTNNRAAEEAMISDLDENNPGTEWERVARLCDFNPKSSKQAKDVSRMRSVLISLKQSPLVR
- the clta gene encoding clathrin light chain A isoform X5 yields the protein MDDFDMLNAPAAGNGVGSEEDPAAAFLAQQESEIAGIENDEGFSILDSGEVPSSLGDSTDGAVNGELHGESNGPSDAYAAISNADRLQAEPESLRKWREEQADRLELLDENSRKQESEWKEKAKVELEEWHARQNEQLEKTKTNNRVLDEDFYKQPFSELIGYVAAEEAMISDLDENNPGTEWERVARLCDFNPKSSKQAKDVSRMRSVLISLKQSPLVR
- the clta gene encoding clathrin light chain A isoform X2 — encoded protein: MDDFDMLNAPAAGNGVGSEEDPAAAFLAQQESEIAGIENDEGFSILDSGEVPSSLGDSTDGAVNGELHGLEENSGLEPWSVPEIDPVDLESNGPSDAYAAISNADRLQAEPESLRKWREEQADRLELLDENSRKQESEWKEKAKVELEEWHARQNEQLEKTKTNNRVLDEDFYKQPFSELIGYVAAEEAMISDLDENNPGTEWERVARLCDFNPKSSKQAKDVSRMRSVLISLKQSPLVR
- the clta gene encoding clathrin light chain A isoform X6, translated to MDDFDMLNAPAAGNGVGSEEDPAAAFLAQQESEIAGIENDEGFSILDSGEVPSSLGDSTDGAVNGELHGESNGPSDAYAAISNADRLQAEPESLRKWREEQADRLELLDENSRKQESEWKEKAKVELEEWHARQNEQLEKTKTNNRAAEEAMISDLDENNPGTEWERVARLCDFNPKSSKQAKDVSRMRSVLISLKQSPLVR